The segment CTTGACCAAGAAGAAGTCGCCGCCAGTCTCAAAGAAATCTAATTAGTCCAAGAAGTTCATTGTTAATTtctaacttttgtttttttcttttttctacaGAAACCATATAAGCTTGTGCTGCTTTTTTCATCTtagaaccaaagaaaaaaaaaaaaatatgtgtccTGAGAAGAAAACATAGAAGAGAAAAGTTGAGACTTTAAAAATAGTTCTAACTGTGGATTGTTTCATGATAGAATCgcttttatcattattttttttttggtaggttcgcttttatcattattatttcaACTATTTTTATCAAGAGATTTGGTTTCCGttgaatataaattaattatgttcATAGTCTCTTCAACataagattattattttgttgttgaGGAATAAATTGATCAACAAAAAGCTCTAAGATTAAAATGCATATATGTTAAATCATGAAGAAACTTTCGGGTACGGTCGCTAATCCATATAATGCTCCCAATATTACTTGGATTTCAGTTTCTATTTAATTCGGAATAAGGAGTGTTTGTTAGTCTTTTTCTAGCAGACAAAGTTACTGAAAAGTAATCATCATTTAACCAATGATGATATATAATggtaataacaaaaaaaaagactaacaAAATTAATGAGTTTGTCCTCAAGCTAAATCAATTTACTTCAAAGATATAGTTTCGTTTAAAAGAAGAAATCAATTTTAGGAAAATACTACATAAAGTAACAAACGAAAGGGACAAATGAGAACTCATTACTGCAGAAATCGACAAAGAATAAAAGTCGAGAGAGTAACAAAAAGAAACTGTTCATCTGTCTTTAGGTTATTTTCCCCATGCGAAGAAGACACACATATCAACAgttaaacaaatagaaaatgaCCCCGAGAATTATGCAAGTAAAGGCCATTACAATTTAActttctgaaaaataaatatacttggATAAAAAATACATATGCATAATTCCAAAAAGAAAATGCTTAACCCAGGTTACGTCATATCGCTTCACAAATGTGATTCTCTATAAACCTTGATGCAATGAAGCCAATTGCTCCAAGACATAATACGCATTTCTCTATGAAGATATAAAAGTATTTTCTTGCTAAGATTAATAGTCAATTTTGCTTACAATAGTACACTATTATAATAGAAGCAACACCCATGCATATAAACACAACTACTACAAAACAGAAGGAAGTCCACATTGACCTTTCCAATCAATTATAGCTAGTATTCATTTGCTCATTTGACACATACTCCTAACAAATATCGAAACTAGTTGTATAAAGTAATGTCACTCTTAATTTATATGACATTTAAGTATGTATTTCATTTTTCGTTAAACTTAAATGGTTTTGACATAGAAACAAAGTTTATTTTGTGGTAAAAATGTTAAGTATTATTACCAGTTTTCACATTTTTGACAGAAGGTAACAAAGTAACTAGTAGCAGATTAGAATCTaactaaacaacaacaacaaaactaaTCCAGCAAAGATacaaagtaacaattcctaagcgTTTATGTGTACATATGCGTAGCTCAAAGCTTTCTTACAAAGTCTTTCTCCATTGGGACTGATTCTGAGAAAATAACAAAGGTGAGTGGACGATTTAATGTCTCTTTATTTCCAGTTTTTTTACTACTATAAGATTATTTGTTTTCTCATTCTTTGTAGTGCTGTCAATTGTTTTGTCAACGgtttgctttttattttatttatgattaggAAATAATGGGGTCACATGCAGGTACTTGTATCTCCTCTAACAAATAAAGAAACAACGGCAACATCGCATTTTCTCATTTGAATTTCCCCAAAAGAGCCATTCTCCGTCACGACCACGTTGTCTTTTCTTCAAAACGAAGACTTTTTTGCATGCTTATCCCGAAATGTGGCCATGGTAATTATTAACTATAATCACGTATTGAAAAAGCTACTAAAgtgttaaaattcaaatcataaaCTTATACAACGCATTCAAAGTTCAAAAATAATGGGaacttttaccaaaaataaataatcggAACAATTTAGATAGTTGTAGAAATCAAACCAGTAAAAAAGTTGCTGAATAAATAAACAATTGAtcaaaattattagaaataCATCTTGACGAACTAAAACATACATATGATAGAAACAACAATAATGgataacttttataataaaaatggcCACAAAATGGTAACAAAAGTTATATACTACTACGTACTTCTTTAACTTGGTCGATAGCTTCATGAGTTAGAACCTTTGAGATAAAGACACGTGGCGACGTCTGATCTGGCTAGAAACAATAGAGACAAGACCACCGAGTGGGGGCCGCATCTTTGACCTATAAGTCAACTCATCGTACGGTCTACGATAGAACTTGAGGAAAGGGACGAACGAATCTCGCGGCTTCTCAGTTTTACTAACATGCGACTCTCGCCGGAAAAACACCGCCGGAGACTGGAAGAAGGACGGGCGAGGTATCCGCGGGTCACGGAGGGTTCGGTTGGAGTGACGGTCCGTCGTCCTAGCTGGCATCGGCGTGGAGGCGAAAAAGCTTCTCCTAGGTCCATCGATAGGCTCGCGCCTAGCCGCGGGTGACGCGAAGGAGAAAGAACGCGCGTTTAGCGGTGAGATGTACGCGCTCGTGTGTCCGAGTTTAGACGAGGACGTGTCGGTGAGCGTGAGGCACCATGGTTTGACTGTGTCGAGACCGTCGCGGGACACGGTGAAGGCGAACCTAGAGGATGCGGAGGAGCTGATCTTGTCCGTTGGTTTTGTTGGTGACTTGTCGAAACGGAGGGAGGAGACTCGTGATGGGTAAGACGAAGAGAAGTCGTCGTAGTCAAACGAGTCTTGGAAGTCTAGCATCGATACAATCGTCGTGGTCGGTGACAGATCCACGAATGCACGAACACCCTACACGTGAGCGCAGAGGATCAGTATTACTGACTTTTAACTTAAAAGTCTCGATGCTACGTACTTACGTTACTTTAGATAGGTGAACTAACACTTTGACTTATGCTAAGtatattcaaattttcaaaaatttagatGTGTAGCTAAGTTAACCATTATGTCAAATTAATTACCTTCCAAAGGTAGGAGAAAAGAGAAGGAGGGTCGATGACGAAAGTTTTGTAAAGACGACAAGGATAATACTCTGCAATTATTCTTAGTGTAGTCACAAGTATGTTCATGAAGGCTGATGCTGATTTGAATAAGCCTGCAATTTCAAAATGTTGAAGAAATATTAGCTAATCATTTTAAAAGATGGCTATAAATATGAACACAAGTGTAGAAAGTTTGTTCAATATTTgataaaatcttaaattaaaaagtaaCAATGATAATAAAAATGGATGGTGTACTATGGGAGTTGCAGAGGATCAGAAGAGGAACATTTAATGAAAAGCTAAAGAGTACTATTCAGAGTTGTGAAGTACTGCAGCTACCGTAGAAGCTTAACATAACTTAATGCCAATAATTGAGACTGTGATTCGTGTGGCCGTGACTAAACAGGGACACTACGGACATTTTCATATCGTTATCTCTCCTACTTTCCTGCCGGAGTTCCGACATGTTCCGGTCCCCAATTTTTACAAAACCTCTTTTGGTTAAAAATAGACATTTGTATTTCATATTCACTCACCGTGACAATATTATCATTGAGGATAAAAGACAACCAAAATAGTTActtatacttttttaaaaaaatattcaatttttctCCTTTATCTCCCTATTTAGAAAccttgttttccttttctttttgaacgACGAAACCTTGTTTtcctaaataataaattttctacGACAAAAGATAGATATCAAACTTACTAGCATCAAAAAGGATGACCAATTCTTCGACGTTCCTGGACATGGTTGAGATTGCCACCTCCAACGTAAAGACCACCAAACGAGTCAAcctatttaataaatatatatatacagcaATACAGATTAATTTTGAGAATTtcttatatttgatttttgattttttttttatatttgatgtttgatgttttaatttgtatatgtGTACTTTATACTTACTGTTTCTGCGTATGTAACTTCTGATAATCTTGCTTAATGCGGAAAACCTAagagaaaacaaattattaatttaggtTTTTGGTaataaataacaaacaaaatcaTTAAAAGGTGAGAAACATTAAGTTACCAAAACGGGTCTACACTCGTCGTCAAGACCGGCGACATAGGCAAGACCTTCAGCTAGCTCCGCCGTGAACTCGTCGGCAATCAAGCTCTCTGTAATAGTATAATATTGAttgattatataataaattttaaaagaaaaaggtaaAACAGAATCTTGAAAAATCAAATAGAAGAGGTTAAAATAAGTGGGTGTCATAATGAGTGGATATTCACTTTAACGCTCGATGTTCAAACATGGGACACATCAAAACCCGAGAAAAAGTAACGAAACGTCCGTTCTAATTACGcaaaagaaatacaaatatcAAAACTATAGCCACTAACAAATCTATCATCTATCTATACACTACACCATGCTTACTTTACGTTTATGTGTTTCTatccattgtttttttttcaattctgaCCGTTTAATAAATAAAGCTTTGGACCTCTGAAAATGTAACGTACGCGTGTTAGTACacgaataaaaatatatacgtgtatttaaatatattaacatacGTAGAAGAACATCAggaataggaaaaaaaacatacaaaatatattcatatatttataaagacTGCAAATATACGTGCATAAATACATACGAACATGTTAAGAGAGAGAATATACCGATGCCAAGAGAAGTTCTCCATGAAAGGCAAGACCTTAACTGTTTAGCTGCTCTCTTCACATTGTCTCCTTTTGTTCTCAAGAATCTACTGACACAAGCTCTGTTACAGAACTTCTCCTGCAATATTTTCAAccccacaaaaacaaaaacaaaactcataaacaataaaattaaaactagtAGCTAGATTAGTGAAGAGATTAGTGGACTAATGAATTTAGTAAACAAACCTGTTTAAGAGTGAGAGGAGAATGTTTACGAAGGAGATGAAGAACAGCTTCAACTTTGTTGTCGCTCTCTACTGTTGAATGATCCTTCTGCTCTTTCTTCCCCATTTTCTCGAGATATTAACCCCCAAAGATATCTTATTCCTTCTTCCTTATCTGTGAAAGAGACTGATAAATTAGCCCGTTGCAACAAATATTCCAAGCTTGTTCTTCAagctagagagagagtgtgtgtggGAAAAAGagattttgaaaatatggaAGTGTGATAGAatggtgagagagagaaagagattcCCTTGTTGTATATATCTTGGTGATTGAGGTTAACGGCAGCTGACGCCGTTAAAAGTACTCTAGCACAATGTCATGGTCATGTCTtgaatattttattgatatattaatCTAATTAGCAATTTTTTTCTCCTCAAATGTTGTTTTGTTAACAAGCAAAAACAAAAGTGAATAGACTTAACATGATATTACTCAGAGCcctttaattattttatttgaaaacatagaatcattttttttacatGATATAAAGGGAGTAAGAAAATATCAATGTTTTAAAAGGATAGAAGGTGGAAAAGGAGTTCAAACGGCCTGGAAGAGTTTATAACAGCTGCTTGCCCGTTGGAACAGGCATTTTTACAAGGATTCGACTTTACTTTTTAAAATCGTTGAACTTTCAATAGTAGTAGTTTCTAAAAGCAATAACATTTGATCACATCAATCTCTCCTTTTCCCTTTGAAATGGATGAATCTTGTTGTTAGCACAAcaaatatattcttctttttgttgaCGTCTGTCTACTACAACAAACATATTCTTCTTTTCCCACGTATATTCTATATAGTATACTACGAGTCTAGAACCAACGTATTATTGTTGGGGTTTTAAACcagatactagattttgacccgcacgcccgtgcgggtgtatattttttataaaatatgttgtttttcatgtcaatattagagttgagCAAAAATCTGAATCTAAAAAATAAACCGATCTCGATCCAAAAGAAGtataaaacccgaaccgaatttgattaaatatcaaaattttggtatttagataacTTAAAACGAATTCATTCCTaaccgaagtatttcagatagctgaatgtattcgaaatagatttatatacttatatatatttttgacttaatgtatataaaacatacaaaatatatatatggtacttataagttggttgaaatagttgaaaatatatataaatatctaaaatagttaaagtatactcaaatcactaaaaatacttaacataactattgattctctatccaaatatttaaatcaaaacaatttatatgttGAGTTCGAGTATTCTAATATGTTATTGAAATGTATAAgtactatattattttgtttaaatattttgaaaaatttaaagtatataatgaatttaaatgggttatccgaatctGAACAAATCCGCAAAGATGTGAATTCGCATCCGAatcaaaattttagaaatatccgaatgtgactgaaatctttgatcccgaaaaTCTAAAACCCAAACAGACCTAAATCGAACCTGAATACccacccctaattcacaatctatttttttcctttaaaacacaccaaacatataattaatagtattttatatgtactatcatataaataatcacatatattatattttcaataatcacatatattgaaaacatttttttgataatggttgttggaaaatattttagtaaaaataattttgaatatatatatatatatatatattttaaatcaatttttgatataaatcaactttaaatttttatttttatttgaaatatgtacataaagtttaaatttggttttatgaTTATCTTAGACAAATGATACTTTTAGATTATTAGATAAGctcattttcatatattttaaaattgacacaaatatatagtttctcataatataaaagatttccaatttttcttaataacataaattcattcttttttaatagaatgctatctatatttccaaacaatattatattttttatatcgctattcatgtttccaaataaacctatttttaaattgatattcatgttttcaaaaaaacctatgttttttaaattgatatccaagtttccaaacaaacatcttattaaaaattgttatttatgtttctaatttatacttcaattttaataatataaattaataatagtgaattcctatatattgttatgaaatcaccgtttataataaaaactatagaTGCAGTGGAATCAGCCAATCAGGTCATAAATAGACTACAATTTAATCAATGATTTATTTATGCATGTAACAAAAATACGTTGTGATTTAATATTAGCAAaatgattttctatttttttagttattgtcAGATATTGTGCATATCTATtgagattttgttttgaaatttaaggtaaCTAACATCTAAAAAGATATTCCATTAATTACACTTAATTttcgattttattaaaaaatatttagtatcaATGGCACAAGTtggtaaatattaagaaaaattaagggtgaatttttatttgtacttcaattttaataaaatagatatttatatcAGATTGAACTAGCTAACTTGTCTCGCATGGACATATAAACAAAACTTGACAATTGTTTATTTCATTGGTTGTGAAACGATAACATCGTATCGTATCTTAAATCAACATGTTACTTTGCTTCAGACACAAGCTATTTCTTATGAAAGTATCCTTTACATCAAAATAACATTATATGGATGAAGACGGTAAAAGCTAACGAACGGGAAGGAATctacaaatattaaaaccattttttaccaagaaaaatattaacaccatttttaccaaaaaatattaaaaccatttttttaccaaaaaattattaaaaccattt is part of the Raphanus sativus cultivar WK10039 chromosome 5, ASM80110v3, whole genome shotgun sequence genome and harbors:
- the LOC108857796 gene encoding phosphatidylinositol/phosphatidylcholine transfer protein SFH6, which translates into the protein MGKKEQKDHSTVESDNKVEAVLHLLRKHSPLTLKQEKFCNRACVSRFLRTKGDNVKRAAKQLRSCLSWRTSLGIESLIADEFTAELAEGLAYVAGLDDECRPVLVFRIKQDYQKLHTQKQLTRLVVFTLEVAISTMSRNVEELVILFDASLFKSASAFMNILVTTLRIIAEYYPCRLYKTFVIDPPSLFSYLWKGVRAFVDLSPTTTIVSMLDFQDSFDYDDFSSSYPSRVSSLRFDKSPTKPTDKISSSASSRFAFTVSRDGLDTVKPWCLTLTDTSSSKLGHTSAYISPLNARSFSFASPAARREPIDGPRRSFFASTPMPARTTDRHSNRTLRDPRIPRPSFFQSPAVFFRRESHVSKTEKPRDSFVPFLKFYRRPYDELTYRSKMRPPLGGLVSIVSSQIRRRHVSLSQRF